Part of the Paenibacillus sp. JNUCC32 genome is shown below.
GACCAGTCAGAATAAGAACAGTGAACTAAATTTAGCCGTGAAAGGGCCGACCCTATTGTGAGCAAAGAAAAAATTATCCAAGCAGCCATTGAAGTATTCTCCGAGAATGGATACCACCGCGCAAGCATGGACGAGATTGCCGCTCGCGCCCAGGTTGCCAAGGGGACGCTGTACTACAACTTCCCGGGCAAATCCCAGCTCTTCAAGACGGTGGTGAAGCAGGGCTTTGAGGATATCATGCAGCGGACGGAAGCGGATCTGAATTCCTCGCTGCCGATGAAGGAGAAGATTGAGCGGACGATTCGCCATCATTTGGATTTGTTTCTTGAATCCCGACATTTCTCGCATATCGTATTCAATGAGATTTCGAACGGTATCGAGCAGGATGTCCTGGATGAGTTAAAGGAGCTTAAGAGGAATTATTTAAGCTTTCTGGCAAGCATGATTGAGGAAGGACAGTGTGAGGAGAACCTGTGCCGTGCCGTGGATCCCAACCTGGCCGCTGCCAGCATCGTCGGTACGCTGGAGAGCACTTGCAATTACTACTTGAATCATCAAGATCGGTATTCGCGCGAGGATCTGGAGCGGTTTGCATTCACGATGATTACCCAAGGCCTGTTTATATCGCTTGAATAAGCAAGGCCTTCTTTTTTTACATGCCTATAACTGACCAGTCAGTTCAAATTTGATGAGGAAAGCGAAGGTGTTAAGCATGGAATGGAATAAGAACGGTTTACTCCCGCTGGAATGGTTCCGCCAGATGCGGACGGAATCTCCGGTGGCGGCGATTGATGGTGGCGGAGCCTGGAACGTATTTAAATACGAGGATGTCAAAGCGGTCTTCACGAATTACGAAGTGTTCTCTTCCCAGGGCTCCTCATCCTCCGATGACCCTATTGAATCCAGTGTGCTGCGGCAGGATCCGCCGAAGCACCGCCAGCTGCGCAAGCTGGTATCCCATGCTTTTACGCCTCGCATGATCGAATCGCTCGCCCCCAAGATCCAGGAGATCACGACATCCCTATTGGACGAAGCCGAGAAGAAGGGGAAGATGGATATCGTGGCCGATCTCGCAAGTCCGTTACCGATCACGGTGATCGCGGAAATGCTCGGCGTATCGATGGAGTATCGGGAACGGTTCAAGGTCTGGTCGGATGCTCTGGTGGGCGACAATGCCGATGCCTATTTCCAATGCCAGCGCGAGATGAGCGAATACTTCTCCGAGATCGCAGAAGACCGTCGCCGGCATCCGCAGGACGATTTGATCACGAAGCTGGTCGAGGCCCGTATCGACAATGAACACCTGACCGAACTGGAGATTATCGGGTTCTGCATTCTCCTTCTCGTAGCCGGCAATGAAACGACGACCAACCTGATCTCATCGGCCGTGCTCGCCTTCGACAGCCTGCCGGAGGTCCGTGCAGCGGTGCTTGGAGATTCACAGCTGCTTCCTGGGGCCATTGAGGAAGTCTTCCGCTACTTCTCGCCCGTTCAGCTGATGTTCCGTAGCGTGAAGCAGGACACGGTGCTGCGGGGGCAGGAGCTGAAGCAGGGACAGTTCGTTTATATCTGGATGGCCTCGGCCAACCATGACGAGGATGTGTTTGATCAGCCGGACGTATTCAACATTCACCGGAATCCGAACCCTCACTTGGGTCTGGGCAGCGGCATCCACTACTGCATGGGCTCTCAGTTAGCCCGCATGGAGTCCCGAATCGCCCTCCAGACTTTGCTGGACCGTTACCCCGAATACCGCCGGGACCGCTCCGTAGGGCTGGCACGGATGGACAGCACGATGATGTTTGCGCTGAAAGAGCTGCCGGTCATTTTAAAATAGATAGGAAGAGAAGAAGAGTCGCTCCCGTTGGAGAGGGCTCTTTTTTAATATACGGCTTGAGTTTAGTGGAATCGAAAGAGGGTGAGAGCTCTCTTAGGAGGTAGGATGCGTATGGTATGTCCTTTAATTGGAAGCGGTACAATGTTAGAATGAACGTCATAAAGTCGAGTTTAAGGAGCGAAACAGCGCCATGAATATACAGATTGTATGCGTAGGCAAGTTGAAGGAGAAGTACCTGGTGCAGGGCATTGCGGAGTACAGCAAGCGTCTTGCGCCTTATGTGCGCCTGTCCGTGCACGAGGTGCCGGATGAGAAGGCGCCCGAGAACATGAGCGAAGCCGAGATGCGTCAAGTGCAGGAGAAGGAGGGCGCCGGCATTCTCGGCCACATCAAGCCGGACACCCATGTCATTGCCTTGGCGATCGGCGGCCAGCTGTGGTCCAGCGAGGACCTGGCGGCCCATATGGACAAGCTGGGCACGTACGGGACCAGCAACGTGGCTTTTGTCATCGGCGGCTCTAACGGCCTCTCCGAGGACGTCCTGAAGCGCGCCCAGACGAAGCTCAGCTTCGGTCGGATGACTCTTCCGCACCAGCTGATGCGTCTGGTGCTGGTGGAGCAGATTTACCGGGCGGTGAAGATTAATCGGGGGGAACCGTATCACAAGTAGGGCGCAAAGAAAATCTCGCTAATTGAAGCGTCAAAGAACAATTCAATATCCTTGACGCACGGGTGCAGAATTGCCCGATGAGTTTAATTTCTTTTATCAAAAAAGCAATGGAGAAATTGAAAACGACCGTTAGTTTCTCTCCAATAAATATGGATTACCGATAGAGAAACATATATATTTATGCTGAACTCATGTTGAAAGGAGACTGGGGATGACTGTAAAGTTTATCTTGAATTATACGGAAGGAGATTTCATCGAAAACATAGAAGTTCCAATTTATAAAGCGTATCGCAAGGGTACTTCTTTTCAACTTTACCATTTAAATCGCAACCCTGCTCTTATTGAACACAAAGAATTGTTGGTTATCGATGAAACGGGGATTGCACCAGAGAGTATGTTTAAAAGCGTTACAGAATTTTGTGAAACAATTATCCCCTATTTATTGAATAGGAAAAGTGAGTCACTATTTTTATTCGGGGAGTACTATGATGCAGAGAAAGATAAGATGATTGACATTGATGATATTGAGATTCCCTGTTTAATAGGTGGGGCTGCCACCTTACAAGAAGAAAAAAAGTAGTCTAGGACCTGCAGAGGTAGTCGCAGCGGAATCAGCTGGATGAATTGCTGCAATGGGTGCTTGGCTGGGAGCGGGCGTAACAGTGTAGGAACCCGAAGCATTCCGAAATCATATTCGTGAGGATGCCCAAAGAATTCTAAAACGCTACTGACATAACGTTGTCAGTAGCGTTTTTTTATATTGGACATGTAAATGTAAAGGAGATAGATAAGTAAAAAGTATGTTTTACAACGGCTGTGGGACACAGCCAAACCTATGATTAGGAAGGATGATAACTTGTGAATTTCGCTTCTGTACGCATCATTACGGACGACGTGGATCGTCTTGTTGAGTTCTATGAGAAAGTCATGGGGGTTTCGGCGGAGCGACCCGCGCCCGTATTTGCCGAACTCGCCTTGCCATCATGCACCCTTGCCATCGGCCACTCCCAGACGACGCAGCTATTCGGTGCCGATTCCGTAGTGGGCGCCAATAATCGCACGGTCATTATCGAGTTCCGGGTCGACGATGTCGAAGCCGAATATGTGCGCTTGAAGCCATTTATCGATCATTGGGTAAAGGAACCGACCATGATGCCGTGGGGGAACCGTTCTATGCTGTTCCGCGATCCCGATGGCAACCTTCTTAACCTCTTCGAGCCGGTGACCGAGGATGCGATTAAACGGTTTAGAGGTAGACATTGACGGGCCGTAAAGGATGGCCTTCAAACTTGCCGTTACAGACAACGCGTTGAGCCGTAAGTATAAGTAACGGCGAAAATTAGATGCAAATTGGTAACCGAATTAAAAATATCCCTGTATACGACACACGTTATAGTGTGTCTCGCATAACGGGAAAACGGCGATTGTACATGAAGATCATAGAGATGTATTCATGAATAAAGGGAGAGCGCTCCGTTGCAGTCCCATACGCACAGTCGTTTTGGAGAAGGCCATAGGAGAAGCGGAAGCAGATTCAATCTCAAACGGGGCTCAGCTTGTTTTAGACTGCTGAGCCCCGTCTGAAATCGAACGCTTTTGGGTGGTATCTTATTATGAAGGCTGAATGGAGCCGATCAGTTCATTCAATTCGGACTGTAATTGCAGGTGGAGTTTCTCTACAATCGAAAAATCGGTGGCCGCAACATAGTAGGCCTTAATTTGAGAATCGATGGCTTCGGCTTCGGCCAGATGGGAGGTGGCCTCTTTCATTTTTGCCGAATAGCGTGCTTTGATACCGGCTATTTCGGCAGCGTGGGCTTCATCTGTTCCAGGAGCTATAGTCCGTATATACATATCAAGGATCTCATCCCCGTCCCGATCTGGAAAGTATTCATGCGGAGCGGTACTGTCGAAGATGGCTGTTTGAAGCTTCGGGAATATCAACATATCCAAACTATTCGGATCAAAGCCGCAATGAAACACTTGCACATCGATTCCTTTCTGTTCGGCAGCGGAGGCAAGCTTTTTCAGCAGCGTCGATTTGCCGGATCCCGCCCTTCCTTTGATGAAAATCCGTCTTTCCAGCTGAGCGGTCAAGCTTTGAATAAAATCATAAGCCCCCCTCGGAGTCGCAGCTCCGAAAAATACGTGACGCGAAGTGGTTGACGTATCGCTTTCATGACCGGCGTATAATTCTTGAATCAATTCCAGCGCAATCTGGTCAGCCTTCGTGAAATCCATGTTATCGATATAAAATTTTTCCCACTCGTCATGAATCCGCAATGCTGCTGCGAACGTTTCATACGCATTGGAGTAGGCACTCTCAAGCTTGACTCTAAGATCTTCTATCGTGATGAAGTCTCCCGGTAAAATAAGGCTGTCATCAAACGCTTCCTCGAAATCGATAAAGACGATGTCACCGGCCCCGCTATCCGAAATCCCCTTGCAGACTCGCCCGTCGACAATACCAACCTTCAATTCCGTACAAATGATGCCATCCAGTTCGTCGGGACGGAGAGGGGAGTGGAAGCATTGCACATGGGAGCCTTTATCCAGCAGGCTATCCGCCAAGCTTTGCATGACCGTCGATTTCCCCGTGCCTTGGGGCCCCGTAAGGACAAAGATCTTGTTCAACCCATCAAATGCGGATGTATACAAGAAATGAGCCCCGCGCGCAGTGTTGCCGTGGGCAAAATAGTGAGATGATTTTAGTACCAACCTACACACTCCTTTGTGCCTATTCCGATTCGCAAAGTGTACAGAATAAGCATGATTGGGATAAGTGCCTATATATTTGTATATTCCGTGTTGTAACAAGTGGTGTTCGTCCTCTCCCATGTTTTTCGTTATCTGTTGACCGGGCTACAGAAGGTAAAAATCAAGCCTGCGATAAATGGGGAGATTTCACTTGCCCTAAGATGGATTTTCTGTTATTTTTGATAGTAACAAATTGTTATTAACAAAATGATACTAAGTTTGATTGGGCGTTTTCGCTCTGTAAACTCAGTGGAGAAGACGGAGGGGATGCAATTTGAAGAAGGTTGCGAGTGGCTGGAGCCTGTTCGAAATAGCGTGGTTGGCGCTGTTTACCTCGATTGCCGCCTTGTTTACGGTGATTTCAAAGGACTCTTTATTCGGATTTACCGTTTTTATTACCGGGGTGCTATGCGTGGTGCTTGCGGCGAAGGGCAACCTGATGAGCTATGTTTTCGGCATGTACAATACCGTCGGTTACGCTTATCTTGCCTACATTAACGGTTTGTTTGGAGAGGTCATGCTGAATTTGCTATTCTTCGTTCCAATGAACGTCATTGGCTTCTACATGTGGAAAAATAACCGCCAAGACGGCAAGCTGATCATGCGCCAAATGGAGCTTAGAGGCCTGCTTCTCGTTGGGGCCGTCTGTGTATTGGGCTGTTTGCTGCTGGGATATGGGCTTTCGTTCATCCCCGGACAGAACTCGCCTTACATCGATGCGACTACGACGGTGCTGTCCGTTGTAGCTACCTTCTTAATGGTCCGCAGATTCAAGGAACAATGGCTGGTCTATATTGTGTTGAATTTGTTTACGGTGCTGCTGTGGGCGATTCGATTGCTGGAGGGCAGCAGCGAAGGCATGCTGATGATCGTCATGTGGAGCGCGTACTTGGTCAATGCGGTATACGGGTATTACAATTGGAACAAAGGGGCCAAGGAGGTGGCGGCATGAAAACGCTCGGATTAACGCTAGGAAAGTTTGCCCCGCTGCATAAAGGCCATCAGTTCATGATCGAAACGGCGCTGCAAGAGGTCGATGAATTAATCGTGGTCATTTACGAGACGACGGTCACTCCGATCCCGCTTCATATCCGGGCGAATTGGATACGGCGACTATACCCGGCAGTCCGGGTCATCGAAGCTTGGGACGGACCGGACGGGTATTCGGATGACAGAGCGCATGAGATTCGGGAAGAACAGTATATACTCGGTTTACTGAACGGCGAGCAAGTCACGCATTTTTACTCGAGCGAGTTTTACGGCAGTCATATGAGTCTCGCTTTGGGCTCGGTCGACCGACGGGTCGATGAAGCCCGCGAGCGGGTTCCGATCTCTGCAACGATGATCCGTTCCGACCCATATAAGTACAGGGAGTTCATAAGTGATATCGTGTACCGGGACTTAATCACGAAGGTGGTATTTGTTGGGGCGATGTCGACGGGGAAGTCGACGATCACCGAAGCGCTGGCAAGACAGTATAACACGGACTACGCGAGCGAATACGGACGCGATTATTGGACCGAGCATCAGGTGGACCGCAGAATCGGCCTAGAGGCGTTCGATGAAATCGCAGTAGGTCATATCGAGCGCGAAGAGCAGGCTTTGCTTGCGGCGAACCGATTTCTGTTCGTTGATACCAATGCGATTACGACGTATATGTTCGCTATGGATTACCACGGCGAGGCACCGGAGCTATTGACCCGGATTGCTCTGGAGAATGCGCAGCGCTACGATCTGTTCTTCTTGTGCGACGACGATATTCCTTACGACGATACGTGGGATCGAAGCGGGGATCAGAAGCGGCATGTTTTTCATAAGCAGATCATCGCGGATTTGAAGGAGCGGCGCATTCCCTACATTACGCTGCGGGGAAGCCTGGAGGAACGCATGCGCAAAGTAGACGAGGTGCTGGCGAAGTTCGAGCCCTATCGAAACTATTTCGGGGAGCTGAACGGTTAGAATTGGATGCAGGCAGGGAGTAAAGTGAACCCATAACCACAGCTCATTTAGAATCAAAAAAAAAGGAGGCGCCCCCATTGGATTTGTTGGATCGGAACGGACTTACGGAACGCGAATTTTTGGAGCAGTACCGGGCAGGAGATTACGAGCGGCCTTCGGTGGCAGCCGATATGGTGATCTTCACGGTTACGAATGGGGTGGCTGACAGTTATCGCAAATTACCGGAAAAAGAGCTCCGCATCCTGCTCATCCGCCGGGGAGGTCACCCCTTCCTGGGGAAATGGGCGCTGCCTGGCGGCTTTGTCCAGCCGAGCGAGACGACTGAGCAGGCCGCTGCAAGGGAATTGCGTGAGGAAACCGGCGTGGACGACGTTTATTTGGAGCAGCTATATACGTTCAGCGATATCGGGCGGGATCCCCGAACCTGGGTGATGAGCTGCAGCTACATGGCGCTGATCAACAGTGATAAGTTGGAGCTTAGAGCGGGAGACGATGCGGCCGACGCCTCTTGGTTCAAGGTCTCCTATCGGCAGCTGCGGGAGCAGAAAGAGTTGATGGAGGACGGATACGTCAAGACGCTGGAGTATGAACTCAAGCTAAGCGGTGAAGAGGAGCTTTCGGCAGTCGTGGCCAGAACGTTGACGGTGAAGACGACATCGACTAGCACGGAGTATAAGATTGTATCGAATAACGGGTTGGCCTTCGACCATGCAAAGATTATAGCATGCGCGATCGAGCGGCTGCGGGGAAAAGTGAATGATACCGATATTGCGCTGCACTTAATGCCAAAGCTTTTTACCTTGACGGAACTGCAGCAGGTTTATGAGGTCATTATGGATAAAGAGCTATTGAAGGCGGCCTTCCGGCGCAAGGTAGCCGATCTCGTGGCGGAGACCGATCATTACACCGAAAATGCGGGACATCGACCATCCCGGTTGTATCGGAGAAAACTGGAGGACTAACGGATGATCTACAATCTCAATGAGCTAAGAAAAGCTTATAACGAAGGAAAAACGTTCAAGTATGTATTCTTTTGGGGCCATACGCCGCCTAAGGACGGGGGCGTCGACAAAAGCTGCTTCAGCCAGTGGTGGATGTGCTCGTTCACGGTAGAGGGGACGGAGTATTCCTGTGCCGAGCAGTTTATGATGGCCGAGAAGGCAAGGCTGTTCGGCGACAACGAAATGCTGGAGTCGATCCTTACGGCTAAGCATCCCAAGGAAATGAAGGCTTATGGGCGCGCGGTCCGTAACTTTGACAAGGATACTTGGGACAAGGAAGGCTACGGCATCGTCAAAAGAGCCAGCTTGGCCAAGTTTTCGCAGAATCCGGAGCTCGGCGATTATCTCAAGTCGACGAAGAACCGCATCCTCGTCGAAGCCAGCCCGCGGGACCGCATATGGGGGATCGGCATGGGCCAGTCCAATCCGGATGCGGAGAATCCCGTGAAATGGCGGGGGCGAAACCTGCTGGGGTTTGCGCTGACCGAAGCGCGGGACGAGTTGCTGCAGGTGAGTAAGACATCGTGATGGAGCAGTGAAAGGACGGTCTCCGTAAGATACATATGATTCTGGAGATAAAGGAGCACATGGTATGCTTAAACGGGTGTTAGGCAAAGAGGAAGATGTTATTCGGGCGTTCGCAAAAGAGATTGTTGACTCCATCGCAGATGGACGATATGAGGAAATTGCCCGAAACGTTGATGATATGCAGAATTGGGACGTTAAGCTATTAAAAGAGGTCATCGAGAGTTTTAAGGAAGATAATGAGTTGGAACAGATCGATAGGTTTGATGTAGCATGCACCTTTAGGCCTGTTTATAAAGATGGCAGTGTTTATCAACAAGAATCTTTCTATCACTTTAACGATGGAAGCGGAATTGCTTACGAATATGCATTGACGACCGATGGCGAACCTAATGATTTGACTTTGAGCGTTGAGTTTCACGTTGAAGGTGACTATTTGAAAGTCATTTTTGAGAGTGGGATTACTGTACTTTAATAACATCGTATTTAAGAACAACAAGGTACCAAATACGGCTACGAATATGCACAGCTATTTGTTGGCTGATGCATCCTGCCGCTTGCAGGATTGTTCCTGGTCTGAAGAAAAAGGCATAAGGATAAAGGTTATTGAAGCAGGCCATCTGCAAGTTTACAGAGGGCCTGCTTTTACTTATAGTCCAGAAATCAAGGTATCCTACCGTGCAAAAATCTAACGGAAGAACTCCATCCAAGGGGGAGAGAATTCATGAAGGGGCGCAATCAAAGAGATAAAGTATCCAGCGGTATTTCAAATGCGCGTTTAATAACTAACCCGGCAGCAAGCTTGGTTTCATCCGGTTTGTCCTGAAGGTGGATTAATTGTACGTTATTAACTGTCACAGGCAACTGGTGCATCACCCTAGCTTTAATCTCGTTGAACATTTCGGGACTGATGGTAGGAATGACTCGGCCAGTCATAAGCAGGCTGTCTGGATTGATAAATGTAATGATATTGGTAACGGCGATCGCGATGCCATCGACAATTTTTTCGTATAAACCAAGGAACTTAGGATCTCCTGTTCTTATGCCTTCTGCGAACTCCTCTAGTGTGCATTTGATGGAAACACTAAGTCCGCTGCTGGAAGCCAGCGTCGTTAAGCATCCGGATCTGCCGCAATGGCATGGATAGGCATCTTCTCCATAGAAGCCTTTATAATGCCCGAATTCACCTGCAACAAAGCTTGATCCTGCAATAATTTGTTTATCATGGACGATCGCGCCGCCTGTACCATAATCAAACTTGATGGTGATATTGTTATTGGAATCCTTCAAGCAGCCGTTCATATTCTCGTTGACAGAGAGAAGATTGACATCGTTCTCGATATACACGGGTATGTCATATTTGTCTTCAAGCAGCTGCTTGAGCGGCAGGCGATGAACGCCTATGCCGGGTGTCCGCAGAACGATGCCATGCTGAGAATCTACCAGGCCCTGCATACTGATTCCGATCCCTTTTACTTTGGAGGCGTTGGGCACCTGGGTGAGCAGCTCATCGATAACTTCATGCAACAGCTGCATCAGCACATCTATAGAACCATATTTGTTGATCGTGCGTTCAGCGGATGCGACAGCTTCTTGACGCAGGTTGAACACTTTTCCGCGAATGTATTTGCCGGCGAGCTCAAGCCCGATGGCATAAAAATGGCCGCTGTTGATATGAAGGCCGACTCTTTTCCTTCCGCTGCCTGCCTCCAAGTCCATAAGCTCCCCTGTCACGATTATTTTTTCCTTCAACAGGCGATTCACGATGTTGGTTACCGTTTGTCTGCTTAGTCCAGTCTTTTCCGCAAGCTCTACGCGAGAGATCGGCCCCTCTGAATAAATGAGAAAAAGAACCTTCTGCTGATTTATTGATTTTAATAACATATGGCTGGTTTGTTTAACCGAATCACTCACGATATGCATCCTCTTTCCAACAACGTTTTATATAATATAGATTCAAAACATTTGACAAATTAGGAACATACTTTGCTTCAAGTGTAGCATTAATACGAGGCGAATAAAAGTTGCAAGTTCGTTTAATTCAACTAACGTACATTTTTAAATTTCTTAAAAACGATGATAGATGGCGGTTTTATGCAGCATGATACAATCAGTACGGAAACTTTCAATCCAAAAACAATGAAAAAAACGCAGCCAATTGTATTGACATTGTGATAAAAAAGGATATTATATTTGTAAACTGATTTGATTAAATACAATAATTTGACGCCTAGAGGAGTAAGTAATGGTATGGATTGGATGGATCATTGCAATAGCAGCGATGACGGTGCTGACTTACATATGCTGGCTGCATGCAGTTATGTTACAACCTGGTAAAGCAGATGCACTTATTGTACTTGGCTATGTATCTAAAGACGGCCGAATACACCCGTTGCTTAAAGAAAGACTGGATGAAGCGTACAAACTATTTCGGCAGTATGGGCACAAATATATCATTGTATCGGGGGGAGCGGTTGGTTCACGTCGCTCGGAAGCGGAGCTGATGAAGAAGTACCTGATTGAGAAGGGCGTCCCAGCAAAAAGAGTGTTAGAAGAAGACAAGTCAAACAACACCGTTCAAAATTTAATCTTTAGCAAGCAATTGATGGAGCAGTACCAGCTAAAATCTTTTGTTATCATAACCAATTTATTTCATGTCCGCCGCACGAAGTATATTATGCATCGTCTTGGCATAAAGGGCGGATTCTGCGCCAATCGAAGCCTTAGAAGCATCGTGGGATTCCAGCTTAAATTAACATTTTTGGAGATTCGAGCATTTCGATTAACTCTCCCTATTATTAAGAGGGTCATCAATGATCAAAACGATTGACAAAAAGGTTGACAACTGGCCGTTTAATAATTAAAATGTAAGCGTTTCCAGAATATATGGGAGGTGAGGCTTAAAAGGCCAAAGCCAGTACTTATTTACAAATTATTTACCCTGATTTGATTGCTGATTAACAAATCATAGTTATGCTTAAATAGTTAATCCAATTTATTTATTAATTAACGGGGGAGCGAAATAATGTTTAATGGAAAAATGAGACGATTCATGAGCACGGGTGTTGCAGCGGCATTATCATTAGCCATGCTGGCTGGTTGCGGTGGAAACAGCGGAAAGAACGAGGCTAGTCCAAGTACAACTCCTGCTGGTTCGGATAAGCCGGGTGTATCTGCAGAAGTAGAAGTTTATGAGAATGGATTGCCGAAGAATGAGGAAGTAACGCTAAAGGTAGGCTTCTTTGTAGGAGGATATGGCCGGGAGTGGTTCGATTATGCAGTTGAATCGTTCACAGCCAAGTATCCAAATGTCAAAGTAGACATCACGGCTTCAGCTGATATGAAGACGATTCTTTCTACAAAAATCTCTGCGGGCAATGATAATGACATGTTTGATCTATTTAATACAGATCCAGCGGGGGGTATTGTGGGGCTCGCTGAAGCCGGCAAGCTTGAACCAATGGATGACATTTGGGAATACCCTCTTCCAGACGTGCCGGACAAAAAGGTCAAGGATCTTATGATGCCGGGCATGTACGAGTCAACGCAGCTGATCAATGGGAAAAGATATGAATTTACGACGGCGAGCAGCTTTGGCGGGTTGTTTTTTAATAAAAAGCTATTCGAAGAGCATGGCTGGAACCAAAACCCGAACACATGGGATGAATTTAAAGCACTTCTAGCAGACATTAAAGCGGACGGCATTGCTCCCATAACGTTCCCGGGTATTCATCCAAGCTACCATAACTGGGCTTTCGGAACAGCCAAAAATTTTGAGCTGGCTGATATCAATGGCCATGTGGATGAATTTATCGAAAATTATAGAACCTATGGTCTGCCGCAATACACAAATCCGGAGACAGTTGAAACCTGGCAGCGCATCTATGAGCTTGGGAAGCTGGGATATTTTGCAGAAGGACTTCCGGCATTGAACCATACGCAATCGCAAATGCAGGTTATTCAGGGACAAGCGGCGATGGTATCGACAGGGACTCATGTCGAGAATGAGATGAAGGAAGCAACACCCGAGGATTTCGATTGGGGCTTCATGGCTGTTCCTTTCAGAGACGACACAAATCAAACGCTTTGGATTCGAAGCGGAACTTCAAACTTCAACTATATCTGGGCAGCTAAGCCGGAGCTTAACAAAAAGTGGGCCAAAGAATTGATCACATGGATGGTTACGCTTGAAAATCAACAATTTGCTGCTGAAAAGGCAGGCGCTTTGCCAATGCGCAAGGATTTGACGGAAGACCCTGCCAGAACGGCTAACCTTTCCAGTTCCGCCCAATCTGTTCTGAAGTACATTGCGGATAATAATGCTCAAACTTATAAAGCAAGCCGGTCTATCAGTATTTCCGATCCGAATCTTGCTCAAGCGGAAAAATTATTGAATGAGAATATTGTTAAATTTGCTATGGGTATGCAGGATCCGAAACCGATTCTGGAGCAAGCCGAAGAGCTGCTGAAGAAAGCTGTAGAGGCTGAAAAGAAAAAATAAGACGTGATGGAGCGGGGAGGACTCATCTCCGCTCTTCCGTTTTAACTTCTGCGACCCTATAGGCTTCACATAGTACGTGTTCAAAAGTCGGATTTTCACGTCCAGTAAGATAGGAGTTGATCTTTCGTGTCTGATTTAACCGCTGTGAAGACACCAAGGCCCTCTGTGCTGCGCAAACTGGGTCTTGATAAAGCGAATACGCAGAAGTGGATATTTCTGTTCATAGCCATTGTGCCTCCCTTTGGCGGATATTTGCTTTTCACGTTGTTTCCGAACATCTTATCCGTTTATTATGCGCTGCTTAATTGGGACGGGTTTACGGATGCAACGTTTGTCGGGTTGTCCAATTTCGTCAACGCATTTCAAGATAAATACGTGTGGCGCGCGCTTACCCACAACTTGATTTTAATGATAACGGTGCCCTTCTTTGTTATTATCATCTCTTTGATACTTGCCTATTTAATTACAAATAAATCGTATAAAGAAAATAAGTTTTTGAAGATATTGTTTTTCTTTCCGAATGTTTTATCTACGGTCGTAGTCGCGCTCCTCTGGGCTTTTATTTATGACGGATCGTACGGTTTGCTGAATGGGCTTCTAAAGTTCATTGGCGTTGATACCGGTAATTTCTATTGGCTGGGCAATGAAAATACGGCG
Proteins encoded:
- a CDS encoding YdcF family protein → MVWIGWIIAIAAMTVLTYICWLHAVMLQPGKADALIVLGYVSKDGRIHPLLKERLDEAYKLFRQYGHKYIIVSGGAVGSRRSEAELMKKYLIEKGVPAKRVLEEDKSNNTVQNLIFSKQLMEQYQLKSFVIITNLFHVRRTKYIMHRLGIKGGFCANRSLRSIVGFQLKLTFLEIRAFRLTLPIIKRVINDQND
- a CDS encoding ROK family transcriptional regulator, encoding MSDSVKQTSHMLLKSINQQKVLFLIYSEGPISRVELAEKTGLSRQTVTNIVNRLLKEKIIVTGELMDLEAGSGRKRVGLHINSGHFYAIGLELAGKYIRGKVFNLRQEAVASAERTINKYGSIDVLMQLLHEVIDELLTQVPNASKVKGIGISMQGLVDSQHGIVLRTPGIGVHRLPLKQLLEDKYDIPVYIENDVNLLSVNENMNGCLKDSNNNITIKFDYGTGGAIVHDKQIIAGSSFVAGEFGHYKGFYGEDAYPCHCGRSGCLTTLASSSGLSVSIKCTLEEFAEGIRTGDPKFLGLYEKIVDGIAIAVTNIITFINPDSLLMTGRVIPTISPEMFNEIKARVMHQLPVTVNNVQLIHLQDKPDETKLAAGLVIKRAFEIPLDTLSL
- a CDS encoding ABC transporter substrate-binding protein, coding for MFNGKMRRFMSTGVAAALSLAMLAGCGGNSGKNEASPSTTPAGSDKPGVSAEVEVYENGLPKNEEVTLKVGFFVGGYGREWFDYAVESFTAKYPNVKVDITASADMKTILSTKISAGNDNDMFDLFNTDPAGGIVGLAEAGKLEPMDDIWEYPLPDVPDKKVKDLMMPGMYESTQLINGKRYEFTTASSFGGLFFNKKLFEEHGWNQNPNTWDEFKALLADIKADGIAPITFPGIHPSYHNWAFGTAKNFELADINGHVDEFIENYRTYGLPQYTNPETVETWQRIYELGKLGYFAEGLPALNHTQSQMQVIQGQAAMVSTGTHVENEMKEATPEDFDWGFMAVPFRDDTNQTLWIRSGTSNFNYIWAAKPELNKKWAKELITWMVTLENQQFAAEKAGALPMRKDLTEDPARTANLSSSAQSVLKYIADNNAQTYKASRSISISDPNLAQAEKLLNENIVKFAMGMQDPKPILEQAEELLKKAVEAEKKK
- a CDS encoding DUF7668 domain-containing protein: MLKRVLGKEEDVIRAFAKEIVDSIADGRYEEIARNVDDMQNWDVKLLKEVIESFKEDNELEQIDRFDVACTFRPVYKDGSVYQQESFYHFNDGSGIAYEYALTTDGEPNDLTLSVEFHVEGDYLKVIFESGITVL
- a CDS encoding NADAR family protein, which gives rise to MIYNLNELRKAYNEGKTFKYVFFWGHTPPKDGGVDKSCFSQWWMCSFTVEGTEYSCAEQFMMAEKARLFGDNEMLESILTAKHPKEMKAYGRAVRNFDKDTWDKEGYGIVKRASLAKFSQNPELGDYLKSTKNRILVEASPRDRIWGIGMGQSNPDAENPVKWRGRNLLGFALTEARDELLQVSKTS
- a CDS encoding NUDIX hydrolase, whose product is MDLLDRNGLTEREFLEQYRAGDYERPSVAADMVIFTVTNGVADSYRKLPEKELRILLIRRGGHPFLGKWALPGGFVQPSETTEQAAARELREETGVDDVYLEQLYTFSDIGRDPRTWVMSCSYMALINSDKLELRAGDDAADASWFKVSYRQLREQKELMEDGYVKTLEYELKLSGEEELSAVVARTLTVKTTSTSTEYKIVSNNGLAFDHAKIIACAIERLRGKVNDTDIALHLMPKLFTLTELQQVYEVIMDKELLKAAFRRKVADLVAETDHYTENAGHRPSRLYRRKLED